A region from the Variovorax paradoxus genome encodes:
- a CDS encoding acetyl-CoA C-acyltransferase: MSESIVIVGAARTPMGSFQGDFSSLAAHDLGGAAIKAAVERAGIAPESVGEVLFGNCLMAGQGQAPARQAAYKGGLPDSAGAVTLSKMCGSAMKAAMLAHDLLLAGTHEVMVAGGMESMTNAPYLMLKGRGGYRMGHDRIFDHMMLDGLEDAYQPGRSMGTFGEDCAAKYKFTREQQDAFAIASVQRAKAATESGAFKDEITPVTVKGRGGDTVISIDEGPGKVKLDKIATLKPAFKKENGTITAASSSSINDGAAALVMMTESHAKKIGARPIARLVGHATHAQQPEWFSTAPVGAVAKLFKKTGWSVKDVDLWEVNEAFAVVPMALMHEFDVSHEIVNVNGGACALGHPIGASGARIMVTLIHALKARGKKRGVATLCIGGGEGTAVALELL; encoded by the coding sequence ATGTCCGAATCCATCGTCATCGTCGGCGCAGCCCGCACCCCCATGGGCAGCTTCCAGGGCGACTTTTCTTCCCTTGCCGCGCACGACCTCGGCGGCGCCGCCATCAAGGCCGCCGTCGAGCGCGCCGGCATTGCGCCCGAGAGCGTGGGTGAAGTGCTGTTCGGCAACTGCCTGATGGCCGGGCAGGGCCAGGCGCCGGCGCGCCAGGCGGCCTACAAGGGCGGCCTGCCCGACAGCGCGGGCGCCGTCACGCTCAGCAAGATGTGCGGCTCGGCCATGAAGGCCGCCATGCTCGCGCACGACCTGCTCCTGGCCGGCACGCACGAGGTGATGGTGGCGGGCGGCATGGAAAGCATGACCAACGCGCCCTACCTCATGCTCAAGGGCCGCGGCGGCTACCGCATGGGCCACGACCGCATCTTCGACCACATGATGCTCGACGGCCTCGAGGACGCCTACCAGCCGGGCCGCTCGATGGGCACCTTCGGCGAAGACTGCGCCGCCAAGTACAAGTTCACGCGCGAGCAGCAAGATGCGTTTGCCATCGCGAGCGTGCAGCGCGCCAAGGCCGCCACCGAATCCGGTGCGTTCAAGGACGAGATCACGCCCGTCACCGTGAAGGGCCGCGGCGGCGACACCGTCATTTCCATCGACGAAGGCCCGGGCAAGGTCAAGCTCGACAAGATCGCCACGCTCAAGCCCGCGTTCAAGAAGGAGAACGGCACCATCACCGCCGCCTCGAGCTCGTCGATCAACGACGGCGCCGCGGCGCTGGTGATGATGACCGAGTCGCACGCGAAGAAGATCGGCGCCAGGCCCATCGCGCGCCTGGTCGGCCATGCCACGCACGCGCAGCAGCCCGAGTGGTTCTCCACCGCCCCCGTCGGCGCCGTGGCCAAGCTGTTCAAGAAGACCGGCTGGAGCGTCAAGGACGTCGATCTGTGGGAAGTGAACGAAGCCTTCGCGGTGGTGCCGATGGCGCTGATGCACGAATTCGACGTTTCGCACGAGATCGTCAACGTGAACGGCGGCGCCTGCGCGCTGGGCCACCCGATCGGCGCCAGCGGCGCGCGCATCATGGTCACGCTGATCCATGCGCTGAAGGCGCGCGGCAAGAAGCGCGGCGTGGCCACGCTGTGCATCGGCGGCGGTGAAGGCACTGCCGTGGCACTCGAGTTGCTTTAA
- the can gene encoding carbonate dehydratase — protein sequence MSDNLDDLFAHNRAWSAQMERDRPGFFTSLVKQQTPRYMWIGCSDSRVPANQITGLEPGEVFVHRNVANIVVHSDLNALSAIQFAVEHLKVEHIMVVGHYGCAGVKAALSGKRIGLADNWIRHIQDVRDRHAVMLDSLPEDVRVDALCELNVAEQVVNVAVSTVMVDAWGRGQKVKIHGWTFGVHDGLLQDLGLNVDGAKPLDAVYKAAVQRIRYKWSKPAGASPSAQAGADGTEAIEASPVVDQAVESTGTKTG from the coding sequence ATGTCCGACAATCTTGATGACCTGTTCGCCCACAACCGTGCCTGGTCCGCACAGATGGAACGCGACCGGCCTGGCTTCTTCACCAGCCTGGTGAAGCAGCAGACGCCGCGCTACATGTGGATCGGCTGTTCCGACAGCCGCGTACCCGCCAACCAGATCACCGGCCTGGAGCCGGGCGAGGTGTTCGTGCACCGCAACGTCGCCAACATCGTGGTGCACTCCGACCTCAACGCGCTCTCGGCGATCCAGTTCGCGGTCGAGCACCTGAAGGTCGAGCACATCATGGTGGTGGGCCACTACGGCTGCGCCGGCGTGAAGGCGGCGCTCAGCGGCAAGCGCATCGGCCTGGCCGACAATTGGATCCGCCACATCCAGGACGTGCGCGACCGCCACGCCGTGATGCTCGACTCCCTGCCCGAAGACGTGCGCGTCGACGCACTGTGCGAACTCAACGTGGCCGAGCAGGTGGTCAACGTGGCCGTCAGCACCGTCATGGTCGATGCCTGGGGCCGCGGCCAGAAGGTCAAGATCCACGGCTGGACGTTCGGCGTGCACGACGGCCTGCTGCAGGACCTGGGCCTGAATGTCGACGGCGCCAAGCCGCTCGATGCGGTCTACAAGGCCGCGGTACAGCGCATCCGCTACAAGTGGAGCAAGCCCGCGGGCGCCTCGCCGTCGGCGCAGGCCGGGGCCGACGGGACCGAAGCCATCGAAGCGAGTCCAGTGGTCGACCAGGCCGTCGAAAGCACCGGAACGAAAACCGGCTGA
- a CDS encoding MerR family transcriptional regulator: MSVQTFTISQLAKEFDLTTRAIRFYEDMGLLTPERAGVQRVYSARDRARLTLTLRAKRLGLSLTEAKDILDMYDSPRDTVPQLQKFLGVLGTHRAQLESQLAELQANLAEVREHEKKGRTALAKAQKAARTA, from the coding sequence ATGTCCGTGCAAACCTTCACCATCAGCCAGCTCGCGAAGGAGTTCGACCTCACGACGCGCGCCATCCGCTTCTATGAAGACATGGGGCTGCTGACGCCCGAGCGCGCCGGCGTGCAGCGCGTCTACAGCGCGCGCGACCGGGCGCGGCTCACGCTCACGCTGCGTGCCAAGCGCCTGGGCCTGAGCCTGACCGAGGCGAAAGACATTCTCGACATGTACGACAGCCCGCGCGACACCGTGCCGCAGCTGCAGAAGTTCCTTGGCGTGCTGGGCACGCACCGCGCCCAACTCGAATCGCAGTTGGCCGAGCTGCAGGCCAACCTGGCGGAAGTGCGCGAGCACGAAAAAAAGGGCCGCACGGCCCTGGCCAAGGCGCAGAAAGCGGCCAGGACCGCCTGA
- the aceK gene encoding bifunctional isocitrate dehydrogenase kinase/phosphatase, which produces MFPQRLDSPLAYDIAKAMIDGFNRHYTLFRAESARAKHRFETADWHGQQRAQRERIEFYDLRVNEAVARLEKEFKAGEQSMEVWHQVKLHFIGLLVDHHQPELAESFFNSVTTKILHRAYFQNDFIFVRPAISTEYIEPRGAPTYRPYYPSHETLADTIEQMLDDYGLQGSFANKRRDAERVAHAIMGRFHQVKLRANFQLQVLSGLFYRNKGAYVVGKIMNGFVELPFSLPILHDSQGKFYVDAALFGEDDLQMLFSFARAYFMVDMEVPSACVQFLRSLMPRKPRAEIYNALGLAKQGKTLFYRDFLSHLNYSSDRFRIAPGIKGMVMLVFDLPSFPFVFKVIKDFYPPQKDTTREQIKGKYLLVKQHDRVGRMADTLEYSDVGFPLDRFEPELIEEIRKFAPSQLEIGDRDVNGEMELVLKHVYIERRMIPLNIFLQEAFDTLADPESPAHAKRAKEQLEHAVVEYGNAIKDMVAANIFPGDMLWKNFGVTRGGKVVFYDYDEIEYITDCQFRKVPEARNEEEEMSGEVWYSVGPKDVFPETFGPFLLGNDAVREAFMAHHADLLDAAFWQHHKERIRAGQMLDVFPYEESQRFPHEGHATHF; this is translated from the coding sequence ATGTTCCCGCAGCGTCTCGATTCACCGCTGGCCTACGACATCGCCAAGGCGATGATCGACGGGTTCAATCGCCACTACACGCTGTTCCGAGCCGAGTCGGCGCGCGCCAAGCACCGCTTCGAAACGGCCGACTGGCACGGCCAGCAGCGCGCGCAGCGCGAGCGCATCGAGTTCTACGACCTGCGCGTGAACGAGGCCGTGGCCCGGCTCGAAAAAGAGTTCAAGGCCGGCGAGCAGTCGATGGAGGTGTGGCACCAGGTCAAGCTGCACTTCATCGGCCTTTTGGTGGACCACCACCAGCCCGAGCTGGCCGAGAGCTTCTTCAACTCGGTGACCACGAAGATCCTGCACCGGGCGTACTTCCAGAACGACTTCATCTTCGTTCGCCCGGCCATCAGCACCGAGTACATCGAGCCGCGCGGTGCGCCCACCTACAGGCCCTACTATCCCTCGCACGAGACGCTGGCCGACACCATCGAGCAGATGCTCGACGACTACGGCCTGCAGGGCAGCTTTGCCAACAAGCGGCGCGATGCCGAGCGCGTGGCGCACGCCATCATGGGGCGCTTCCACCAGGTGAAGCTGCGCGCCAATTTCCAGCTGCAGGTGCTCTCGGGGCTGTTCTACCGCAACAAGGGCGCCTACGTGGTCGGCAAGATCATGAACGGCTTCGTCGAGCTCCCGTTCTCGCTGCCGATCCTGCACGACAGCCAGGGCAAGTTCTATGTGGACGCGGCGCTCTTCGGCGAAGACGACCTGCAGATGCTCTTCAGCTTTGCGCGCGCCTACTTCATGGTCGACATGGAAGTGCCTTCGGCCTGCGTGCAGTTCCTGCGCTCGCTCATGCCGCGCAAGCCGCGGGCGGAAATCTACAACGCGCTGGGTTTGGCCAAGCAGGGCAAGACGCTGTTCTACCGCGACTTCCTCTCGCACCTGAACTATTCGAGCGACCGCTTCCGCATTGCGCCCGGCATCAAGGGCATGGTCATGCTGGTGTTCGATCTGCCGTCGTTTCCGTTCGTGTTCAAGGTCATCAAGGACTTCTATCCACCGCAGAAGGACACCACGCGCGAGCAGATCAAGGGCAAGTACCTGCTCGTGAAGCAGCACGATCGCGTGGGCCGCATGGCCGACACGCTGGAGTACAGCGACGTGGGTTTTCCGCTCGACCGCTTCGAGCCCGAGCTGATCGAGGAAATCCGGAAGTTCGCGCCCAGCCAGCTCGAGATCGGCGACCGCGACGTCAACGGGGAGATGGAGCTCGTGCTCAAGCACGTGTACATCGAGCGCCGCATGATCCCGCTCAATATCTTCCTGCAGGAGGCCTTCGATACGCTGGCCGACCCCGAAAGCCCGGCGCATGCCAAGCGCGCGAAGGAGCAGCTCGAGCACGCGGTGGTCGAGTACGGCAACGCCATCAAGGACATGGTGGCGGCCAACATCTTTCCGGGCGACATGCTGTGGAAGAACTTCGGCGTCACGCGCGGCGGCAAGGTCGTCTTCTACGACTACGACGAGATCGAATACATCACCGACTGTCAGTTCCGCAAGGTGCCCGAAGCGCGCAACGAGGAAGAAGAGATGAGCGGCGAGGTCTGGTATTCAGTGGGCCCGAAGGACGTGTTCCCCGAGACCTTCGGCCCTTTCCTGCTCGGCAACGACGCGGTGCGTGAAGCCTTCATGGCGCACCATGCCGACCTGCTCGACGCTGCCTTCTGGCAGCACCACAAGGAACGCATCCGCGCCGGCCAGATGCTGGACGTGTTCCCGTACGAAGAGTCGCAGCGCTTTCCGCATGAGGGCCATGCGACCCATTTCTGA
- a CDS encoding MBL fold metallo-hydrolase: protein MNLLERELHYPLGDTLPAPGEALEVAPGVRWIRMRLPFALDHINLWLLRDSLDGVEGWTVVDCCIAHDEARAQWEQVFETQLQGLPILRVIVTHMHPDHIGLAEWLCTRWNAPLWISSTDYHVARVLSTAGDTLAGGDAAARFFASHGLVDLEAVAKIRARTNYYASMVPSVPDRFTRMMDGDTVAINGHAWRCISGYGHAPEHIALYCDELKLLLGGDMMLPRISTNVSVHAGEPEANSLRLFLDSIDKFKALPADTLGLPSHGKPFTGIHRRVDQLQEHHRDRLAELLEACTARPLTAAEGLPILFKRELDLHQMTFAMGETVAHLHLLWFAGQLRRELGPDGIYRFGARSAAARAL, encoded by the coding sequence ATGAACCTCCTCGAACGCGAACTCCACTACCCCCTGGGCGACACCCTGCCCGCCCCCGGCGAAGCACTGGAAGTTGCGCCGGGCGTGCGATGGATCCGCATGCGGCTGCCGTTTGCGCTCGACCATATCAACCTCTGGCTGCTGCGCGACAGCCTCGACGGCGTCGAGGGCTGGACCGTGGTCGACTGCTGCATCGCGCACGACGAAGCCCGCGCGCAGTGGGAGCAGGTCTTCGAAACCCAGCTGCAGGGCTTGCCGATCCTGCGCGTGATCGTCACCCACATGCATCCCGACCACATCGGCCTGGCCGAGTGGCTGTGCACGCGCTGGAACGCGCCGCTGTGGATCAGCTCGACCGACTACCACGTGGCCCGCGTGCTGAGCACCGCCGGCGACACGCTGGCGGGCGGCGACGCCGCGGCGCGCTTCTTCGCGTCGCACGGACTCGTCGATCTCGAGGCGGTCGCCAAGATCCGCGCGCGCACCAACTACTACGCCAGCATGGTGCCCTCCGTGCCCGACCGCTTCACGCGCATGATGGACGGCGACACCGTGGCCATCAACGGCCACGCCTGGCGCTGCATCAGCGGCTACGGCCACGCGCCCGAGCACATCGCGCTGTACTGCGACGAGCTGAAGCTGCTGCTGGGCGGCGACATGATGCTGCCGCGCATCTCGACCAACGTGAGCGTGCATGCGGGCGAGCCCGAAGCCAACTCGCTGCGGCTCTTCCTGGACAGCATCGACAAGTTCAAGGCGCTGCCGGCCGACACGCTGGGCCTGCCCTCGCATGGCAAGCCGTTCACGGGCATTCACCGCCGCGTCGACCAGCTGCAGGAGCACCATCGCGACCGCCTGGCCGAGCTGCTCGAAGCCTGCACCGCGCGTCCGCTGACCGCGGCCGAGGGCCTTCCGATCCTGTTCAAGCGCGAACTCGATCTGCACCAGATGACCTTCGCCATGGGCGAGACCGTGGCGCACCTGCACCTGCTGTGGTTCGCGGGCCAGCTCAGGCGCGAATTGGGCCCGGACGGCATCTACCGCTTCGGCGCGCGCAGCGCCGCGGCCCGGGCACTTTAG
- a CDS encoding leucine-rich repeat-containing protein kinase family protein: protein MDTLAELRAGRLAGATRLDLSCGLTEFPREIFDLADSLETLNLSGNALDSLPADLGRLHRLRVLFCSDNRFTHLPESLGQCQALEMVGFKANRIRIVPAAALQLPSLRWLILTDNQIENLPEALGQCTAMQKLMLAGNRLRALPESLAACGRLELLRISANRFEALPAWLLALPRLSWLAGAGNPFDMQAEEAAIAAQSVPHVDWRELKLGQKLGEGASGVIHQATQGPASQPVAVKLFKGAVTSDGWPHSEMAASIAAGAHPTLIAAQGRVDGHPDGTQGLVMALVNPSFRTLAGPPSLASCTRDVYAADAQWTSEVALRIARDIASAMRHLHARGILHGDLYAHNILWNAQGGGLLGDFGAAWMTGALDTAQARALQRLEMRAFGCLLEELLERCSDAPPQAMVALKDRCMQADVSARPSFAEAVALLQAELSQ, encoded by the coding sequence ATGGACACGCTTGCTGAGCTGCGCGCGGGCCGGCTGGCAGGCGCCACCAGGCTCGACCTCTCGTGCGGACTCACCGAGTTCCCGCGCGAAATCTTCGACCTGGCCGATTCGCTCGAAACACTGAATCTTTCAGGCAATGCGCTCGATTCGCTGCCCGCCGACCTCGGCCGGCTGCACCGCCTGCGCGTGCTGTTCTGCTCGGACAACCGCTTCACGCATCTGCCCGAATCCCTCGGCCAGTGCCAGGCGCTGGAGATGGTCGGGTTCAAGGCCAACCGCATCCGCATCGTGCCTGCCGCTGCGTTGCAGCTGCCGTCGCTGCGCTGGCTGATCCTCACGGACAACCAGATCGAGAACCTGCCCGAGGCGCTCGGCCAGTGCACTGCCATGCAGAAGCTCATGCTGGCCGGCAACCGGCTGCGGGCGCTGCCGGAATCGCTGGCGGCCTGCGGCCGGCTCGAACTGCTGCGCATTTCCGCCAACCGCTTTGAGGCGCTGCCCGCATGGCTGCTCGCGCTGCCGCGCCTCTCATGGCTCGCGGGCGCGGGCAATCCCTTCGACATGCAGGCCGAGGAAGCCGCCATCGCCGCGCAGTCGGTGCCGCACGTCGACTGGCGCGAGCTGAAGCTGGGGCAAAAGCTCGGCGAAGGCGCGTCGGGGGTCATTCACCAGGCGACCCAGGGCCCCGCGTCGCAGCCGGTGGCCGTCAAGCTGTTCAAGGGCGCGGTCACCAGCGACGGCTGGCCGCACAGTGAAATGGCCGCCAGCATTGCAGCCGGCGCGCATCCGACGCTGATTGCCGCGCAGGGCCGTGTCGACGGCCATCCCGACGGCACCCAGGGCCTGGTCATGGCGCTCGTGAATCCATCTTTCCGTACGCTCGCCGGCCCGCCGAGCCTTGCGTCCTGCACGCGCGACGTCTATGCAGCCGATGCGCAGTGGACTTCCGAAGTGGCGTTGCGCATCGCCCGCGACATCGCCTCCGCCATGCGGCACCTGCATGCGCGCGGCATCCTGCATGGAGACCTCTACGCGCACAACATCCTCTGGAATGCGCAGGGCGGCGGACTGCTCGGCGACTTCGGCGCGGCCTGGATGACCGGCGCGCTCGACACGGCGCAGGCCAGGGCACTGCAGCGGCTGGAGATGCGCGCCTTCGGCTGCCTGCTGGAAGAATTGCTCGAGCGCTGCAGCGATGCACCGCCGCAGGCCATGGTTGCGCTGAAGGACCGCTGCATGCAAGCCGACGTATCCGCGCGGCCCTCGTTCGCCGAGGCCGTGGCGCTGCTCCAGGCCGAACTCTCGCAATGA